TTTATGATACGATTTAGTTTTGCTCCTTTTTACAGATGCTGATACGTGCATCAGAACACAACCAAGAATATTTGATAGATTGCAAATGCAAGCGGGTCATGAAAGTACTAGCGGCAATGAATCAGATGAACTGTCACTCGATGAGAGGTCTCAGTTTTATTTTCATGATCCAAGTCCTGCATCCGAGAGTTTCTAAATGGCAGTTGAAAGTGAAAAGTAATGTTCACAATATCAACAAGAGACCTGTAGAAAACAGATTCACTTCTGGAATCTATCACTAAAAGGAAGGAAAAATAGACAAAATCAAATTACATGTTTTAcagaaattgaattaaaatttccACAAAAATTCATCTCAAATTAACACAACCAAAAATTCTCCATTCTCAAAAACTAGAaacttcaaatttccaataatccCACCAATCTCAATGATTATATAAAATAACAAAAGCAATTTGCATCTCAAATACCCGGGTAAAACGGGTACTCTTTCTGAGTCTCTGTGTATGCAGAATTCTCTTGACCCAAAAGAAGTGAAGGTTAAGATAAGTCATTTGTGATAGAGGAAGAAATCTGAGGGTTGCGAAGGGGGTGGTTGTGCAGAAAGCTGCTGGTGTTGGGATGATTCTTGCAAACTGAGCTTCTAACGGTGAGGGACTAGTAGGAGATGCTGATCACTTAATTAATCCCAGCCGTTGGTGTTGGATCCAACAAAGGAGATTTTATTAAATCATATGCTTCCTCTTCACGGTCACCGACGACGACAATTAACTTTAAAGGAACCATTGTTGGAATTGAACTAGCGTCGGTGGCGGCGTCATTTTCAGGGAGGGGACCCAATGGATTAAACCCCGGAGATATTGAAACCCGATTTGATTGCACCGGGGGTTAATATTCTCGCAGAAAATTTGAAGATCCACCCAGATTTTGTAGCGTTTGAGTAGAATTCAAGGAGGAAGAACATgggagatgagagagaaagagaagaagatgatgaattttttttttgggggattTTATTTAGGGTTTTTCATCCTTAATCGCACCAAATACAAAATAAGGGTAAAATGGTAAAACGcagctaacggcagactaacgtcTGTTAAGTACAGGTGCATTTAATGAACAGTACagataaataggggtatactatgtattttgaaacacgcaggggtatttcgtgaatttcgtgaaacctcaggggcattttaTGAAAAAACCGTTACTTTAAAGTCATACGTTATATCATTGTTGAGAtggttaaaactttacattatgAATGAGATGTCATGGGTTCAAACATTGATAATAACATTTTTGTGATCACAGATTTGAATAATGCTTGTGTTCACATGACATGGCACATCGTCATTTCACTTGCCAAATCACAGTGACACATGGCAACGGGGAATTACTTACcttggagatttaataatagtcactacaacaaaataagcttttaatagcgcttttttgAATGAAAGACAGCGTTTTTAAAGCGCTGTTAATTAGCACCGCTGTTAAAAGAATGACAGCGCTTTTAAAAAGCgctattaatattatatcatttaATAGCATTCAATATATGAGCGCTATTAAAGCTTCGGTATGGCGGgaaattttataattaatttaattaaaattaattaatagctTGCAACAAAAAAGCGTTGTTATTTAAgtgcaattttttattttgtcgggctcttttttaattttaatttttatttattaaataccTGTAATAACATATAAAAACATTTTAGAGCCTACACAGGGTAATCAAATTGAATATATATAAGATCTAACTTCATTTCTATCATATCAAATAAGCGTCTCAATGTCTCATGCATAACTTAAAATCATATGTGCCTAAATACACAGTAGAATAAAAACACACTAGAAAACAGAAAGAAGTATCCTTGTCATATAATACTTCTTTTAATTTCAAACCaataaactaaaattaaagCGTTCTAGTGAAATTCCAgtcgaaaaacataattaatccaCCATAATATTCACACGAGAAGAACATGACGCGTCCATTGAGCTCTGACTTCATCAATTTGTCCTTAATCATAATTTGGAACATTGCAATCATGAAAGTACtacaaaatgagaaaattaacATTAATTAGTGACAATGCATATAATAATGTCTAGGCTTAATTGAACAAAGAAAAATACATACAtcttcaaatattcaagtttgcTTATGGTCGATAATCTCTTTCATGTATCTCGTGTCATAATATCTAGAATCCATGACATTCTTTTGCCGAGGACACTACACAAACAAAATACAATCAattacttttgaatactttaaaaaacaaataaaaattgcaataaacataaatcataggACATACTTGTATTTGTATCCACTTGGTGCTCATTTTAATTTTCTTCAACAATCCTTTTTTCAGTTCGAAAACCAAAAAGTGCTATgcaaacaaaaccaaaaaaaacttAACTTTTAAACGACATAACTTAAAGAAACAGAAGAAAATCATCATCCCAAAATGAGAAGGATCATTTAGTAGTAAAAAGAGGAATATTTCAATTACATGATACAAGAAAAATCCAGATATATGCAGCGAAGATTCGAATAAGATGTTCCATAAATAGAGAAGATTAGGGAGAGAGAAGGCATGTTGAGAATTGTGGAAAGTAGTCAGATAGTTGTAATTGGGAGAGTAACATTCATCTCGAAATTGGTGATTAATCAACTCGAATAGCATTAGTCATATCTCACTTGTTCTTCCTTAATCATCCTTCTTCTTTCTTTACTCCCTCTTTTCAGCCATCAATCTTACTGTTTTGGGTCTATTGGAGCTACGAGTGCAGTGTATGGGAAAAGCCCATCATAGCGGCGTACAACTTATGTTGTAGCTTGGGCTTTTACCTTGAAGCTTTGTAATTAGTTTGCTTATTATATACACTAGGTCATCATGTATTTTAGCTCTAGTATATAAAGCTTTGTACTCACATATATAGAAGTAACGAAATACACACAAAATATAATTCTCTCCTACTCTCTCTTATTTTATCATGGTATCACAGCCTAGGGTTTAAGATCCTAATTTTGATTGTCATTTTTTGTTCGTGAGCTCTTGACATCAGGGATTATTACAACCACTCATGTGCGTACAATTCAGCAACTAGCTGACATTTTTACCAAGGCTTTGGGCGCCTCACAATTCACAATTCACATAGCGCGCACACACAAATTAACCAGAAAAGGGAAGGAGAGTAATCCAGTCAATCCAAGGAAAACGGAAGAATTCAGATATAAGGTGCGGAAAGGGGAGATGATGAAATTAGAAGAGAAGACAAACTATAATAGAGGGAACAGAAGAAGAAATAAAGTAACTCAATGCGTATTTTTCATAGTCAAAATGAAGAACAGTTCTCCTACCATGCCTAAAGTCacaatacaaaagaaaatctaAGCAAAAAAACAAAGAGGAAACTTACAGTTTGATACATAAAGCTATCCAATTCATCAATCGAATCATCCGCATGCATCAAATTAGCCAAGGCCACAATCTATataagaaaatcaaagaaacttaGACCCAATAAATGAACCATATAATCATCATAACTCCTCGAATACTCATGACAGGTATCATCAGATACAGAAATCAAAGAGGTCTTACTGATGCCCATTAAGCAAGTTCAATGAAAAGacagaaagaaacagaaatgcaCCTCATGGCCGTAATGGATGCATTGCATCATGGCATAACAACTGTCTTTCCCACCGCTCACCAACGCCACCACCTTCATCTTGATACAATGTGTCTAAACTCTACAATGATCAACCACACAATGtcaaaaacaaacacaaaaactcACTATTGATTCTTAAGCATATATAGTTAATCTTGAACATATaatcatatttatcaaaataaACCTTTTCATCAATGCCCTGCAACTCATCCAAAGCAGTTACACACTTGGATATGGTAAATATCTGATTGCGTTGCTGAATTATTTCTGCCCTCATTCTTGATGCAGCTGCCATCTCGGAAATAGCATCCGCCATCAAATCCTCAAGCCCCTTCCTTCCTCTCTTCCGGTTGACTGATTGAGGGTTATCTACACATGGAGGAGACTTCTCTTTCTCATTCCCCACACAAGCCACTCCTTCTGATTCTGTTGAGCAGTCCTCTGTAATGTTACTCACAGGATCTAACCCTCCTCCCTGCTTCTCAACATATCCATTTCTGTTTTGACTTTTACCAGATTCTGAGAATATTATGCACAATTGTTTATAGATTGGACAGCCAGTTGCTCTCAAAGTATCAACATCAGGATGTTCCTGCACGTCAGTAGAACATCGTCATTCATACAGGATAACTTGCATTATACTTTTACACACGATactaacaaaagaaaacaaaacttCATACTGATTGATTAATCAGATCAGCTTGTAATTAAGGTTTGAACGTGATTGCGCGACAATATGACCTGACAGACTCAGGACTTGCAATAATAAGGAAAAAAAACCAAATTCAGCTAGAAAACTACTTCTTGACCCATGGAAAAAGTTCAAAAAAGAAATGTCTACACGGTAACTTAAATAGTTAAATCTACAGACAATAATACACTGGTTAATAACATTACCAAAACCAACCTATCCAACCTTCACTAGAAATTTAGGTGGAGCACACCAAGGACGAGGCCCCTAATTAGTAAACCAAACCTCTAGAGACCATAAGTTTGGGAATTATATCCCAAAATTATCAGCAAAGCAGGCAAAtatgaagtatatattaaattttttaatcaAATTCACAGCTTGCATAAAAACGCTATTTTACAAGATTTTTAATGTATTATACCATCAGTCCGAGAAGTAGGAGGATCTTTCTCCTTGAGCTCCTTGAAAATTCTCTTGGACTGCATCCcctgaaaacaaaaaaaaatcaaaatagatCAAGTTAGATCTTCAGCTAAAATCATCGGAAAAACTTAtcaaaatttataaattatgggaaaaaacaccaaattcaacaaaagtaAACCAGTATATCGCAATTAAACTGCAATTCACCTTTCAAATCGCAAATTCCTAATTGATAAACCTGTAAAACGCAAATTTCAGCACAACTTAACAAGAAGAACCGCGAAACCGCAAATGAACTCTACAAATTTTGGATTGAAGGAAACTCAGCGATTTTGGATTGAAGGAAACTCGGCGATTTTGGATTGCAAGGAGCCCTTAAAATTTTCGATTGGGGGATCGAATTGGGAATGAAAATTTAAGTTTAGCGTTCTTGGGGAGATGAGATTTGATGAACCGCATACATCGTGGATTTGTGGGTTCGAATTGGGAATGGTTTTTTGTGTGGGTTATATTgtccttttttttcctttgggtAAAGAGTAGTAGAGTACGGTACTCCATATGTTTCAACAGCACTATAATAAAAAACGCTGTATTATATTAATCTAGAATTAAAATGATATTAAATAGCAACTTTAATAGCGGTAAAAAGTATTGTGCTGTTATTTGATTATAACAACAGCATTTTTGCATAAATGCTGTAAATTAGGTGCCGTTAATTACTCATTTTGTTGTAGTGAGTATAGATTTTCATCTTATGATTTTTACTACGGGTGGTTAGTCTTAATACTAGTATAGTAATTAGCTGCAGCAAGAGCTTATAGTGATAGTCTACTAAAAGCACTACAGACAAGGTGATATATCTGATTATGGTTTATTTCATCTGTCATGTGTTTCTGGGATTAATTAGTTGTTTTCCACAGGGGCATGTTTGAGGGGATTGAGATTGAGCCACAACACTTTTGGCACTCTTTGCTTTTCATGGATCAAGTAAGCTCTTCTACCCAAAAAAATCACCGTGCATAGAGCATAAGAACACTTATTTTCATTGGAGTTTAAAGAATCTGATCTCTGATGCATAGTTTTGTGCGGTTTTGGGGTCGTATTTTGGATGGGTTAGAGGATTAGTTAAAATTAACATGTTTTACTGCAGATTGTATTGATACAGTGTGTTTGGATGAGAAAATTTGAGGAAAGGGTTTTGAGGGACTCATTTGTCCCCAATTGGATACATGGAATGGGAAGGAAAGAGAAACAAACCAGAGTGATCTAGTTTTacaacaaaagactaactttataATTTTTCAGTAATGGGAAACTTTAACTTCTGATATTTACCTTGTGTCCAAATTAAATTTTCTGTTGTTGCAATCGAATATCCAAATTCCTCCTCAAAGTCTCTCAATAGCGACAACGTGTAAACttctgatgcatgttttagcaATCCAGATAGTGGTAAAGCCAAGAATGCAACTGATTTACTACAAGAGAATTCAACTTGCTTTTCTACACTTCTCCAGCGTTGTATTGTTCCTTTGAACAATCTATAGAAATCAGTTAAACTTGTAGTTGTGTTTGCTCTAAATCCGATGGCGTGATTAGTGCTTTCACTTCGTTGTGAAGACAAAATCCCAGCTGAAAAGAAGTCTTTGCTTAAGGCAAGGCACCATTTTTCTCTCAAATCGTATACATTTGTAAACCATTCTTCCCCTATCAGCTCATATGCTTGCAGCATTGATCTCCAATTGGTTTCAAATTCAACTTCTGTGACACACTTATACAAGCAATAGTTGAATGTCTTCTTAAAAGTTGGATATCGTTTCAATGCCCCAAATCTTGTAATAGCATTCTGATGCAAATGCCATACACATAATACGTGTCTTGCATCCGGAAAGACCTGCATATACAACCCAATCTTAAGTAAAATGTTTTATTCAAGTTTTCCTAACTTTTACTACATCAATCCTGACTTTTAATACAAAAAGGaaactttaactttttttaCTCAAAACGGCATAACTTTAATATTTCAGGTTCCCCTCAAGTTAATAGTTAGCAAtatcaatataaaagttagtacagtgtaataaaaattaagaaaaggtCTTTACCAGTTTAACTAACTTTTGGTAATTACATTATAACTTTAGCACAGAAAACTACAACTTTAAGAATAAATCCTGGATTTTTACCTGATTGATGGCATTGTTCATTGCTGCATCCTGATCTGTAAAGATTGATATTGGACTTTTTCCCCCCattgactttttgaaagtttgtAGAAGCCACACAAACGACTCAATCTTTTCATCTCCTATATTATGAATGCACAACCAAACATGCAATTGTTTcagtggttgtttattccaactaTTGGAGCACAAATTAGGTTATACCTGTTTGTTCTATAGGTTGTGTAAAAAACTACTATATCTCCAAAAATTCCATAGTCTTCCATCATCATAGAgtccctccaaaaaaaaaactcctcaATTTGCCTTTTTCATCCAATCTAAATCTAAAAAAGAAGTTTGGGTCACCTTCAAGCTCTAAATTCATTATGTCAGTTACTGCTTGTGCATCACCTCCTTAtatttgcttcatttttaaccTTGTCCAGTAATTTAGATGGTCTTTCTTCGAGTGCCCTAAATTTTCTTCCTCCAGCTTCAATTGCCATGTACTTAAAAGAAGCCGTGGATGACAGACCTGTCAGTTGTGCATAAAagaatgtaaataaaataaaagtttagGCAAAAGGTTTTATTTAACTTTACTCAACTTTTACTTCTTTAGACTTGACTTTTAGtacaaaaaggctaactttaactttttttttcttttaaagttTTAGTTCTTTATGTCAAAGTAATGGAAGATGTTCTAAAGTTAAGATAAAATTCCTCATCTCAAACCTGACTTTAATtgttaataacttaactttaactgatAAAAGTCTAACTTTTACATTTTTACCTTTCTTTAGCTAATTTCTGTTAGGCAATTTGTTTTATTTCACACCTCGCAGTtttttgtgttaaagttgtagttatgtaggttaaagttaagaAAATTGTTGTAAAAGTTAAAGACTGTCTTCATTCATCTCTAACCTAACTTTTCCTTTTAAAAGCTATACTTTCACTGAGATTAGTGtgacttttatatttccaaCTTTTTTCATCTTGAAAGGTGATTGCAGTAACGCAAGCATGAGTATCAAAACAATAACTTTTACACAGAATAACATTTTTACTACTGAAACTGTAAGTTTGACTATCAAAATGTAACTTTTACCAGATTTTTGCATAGTTTCaattgccccccccccccccccccttctctTCCGTTATTTGCCTTTCAGATCTATGCAAGTAGTGCCATTGACTTCTAGTTAAGTCATGGTTTTGAATTATCACGTGATTAACAACTTCATATCTTCCTTCAGAATTCATTTTCACCCTCAAGCATGCCCTACATCCAGTTATTGTGATTGGAACTTGCCTtggttttctctcttttttgggcACAACAAGAACAATTGTttcctctcttttctttttgttcttacCATTGTTTGTTATTCCTGCTGTTGAACAAAGAAATGTCTTTTCAAGCACGATTCTTGTCCCAATTTTGAATCTCGTGTTTCCTTTCCTTATGGAAAATCCAATTGCATTAGCATGTTTTTCGCAGAAACCTAGAACTTCCTCCACTGTTTCTCCAGTGTAACCCATCAGCGTTCCAACAATATCATGAACCGGTTCTGTTAttgcaattattaaaaatcagcataaatttagtcataaaaccctaacttttacgcataaaactataacttttactaaaacaaGGCCAACTTTTACTAAAACAAGGCCAACTTTTACTAAAACAAGTCTAACTTCTACGcataaaactataacttttactAAATCAAGGCTAACTTTTACTAAAGCAAGTCTAACTTTTACGcataaaactataacttttactaaaacaaGGCTTATCTCTATTAAAACAAGGCTAACTTTTACGCATCAAACTATAACTTTTACGCATAAAACCACAACTGCAAATTCTCTAATAATATCATGTTAAAAATCTAAGCAAATATTCTAAACTTTAAATTTCACAtacttaacttttactctggaaacctcaactttaactttgaCATCTGTAACTTTTTCAAACGCCAATATTACAGCCAAACCAACACATTTACATAACTTTTACAGGAATATATATCTCTAACTTTTACATTCGTAACTATAACTTTGACTTCAGACGTATAATTAATTTTCCAACACATAATTATTCATACCTTCAGAAtgagaaataattttttgttcttCAGCTTCGATTTCGTTAGTTGACTCTTCTTCTTCAGGTTCCTCTGCCAAAGCCTTGTTTTCTATACAATTGTTGAGAACGTCCTCCATTGTTGCATCTTGAATATCAGGTTCAACCGGAAGTTGAATGCtttgagttgattgaatcacaCTTCAAATTAGGTTTTCCATTGTATATTTTATTGAGAATTCAGAGATTTCGATCTCTCACAATTTCAGATATCTCGATCTCTCACGATTTCACAATTTCGATCTCTCGCAATTTCACAATTTCGATTTCTCTTGTCTAGGTTGTTTCTCTCTCCGGCCTCTTTCCGCGTTTCAATTTCGACTTCTCTCGTGTatattctttctctctcctctttctgcgttttttttcttctctccTCTTGTTTTGCGTGAATTTTCTTTCACTGTTTGGGAAAGTCAGTCTGGCTCATTTAATTCGCACGTGTGAGAGTTGGTGCACATTAATATTAATGTGCACCTGTTGCACCCAAGACCTTTTGATGGCCATATAGGGTCAACAATGAGTTGTTTATCAATCAATTACGGAGTACTTTAAAAATCTTAAATTTCTATATACTTTTtaggaaaattttaaaattaccaccttataaagtcCACTTTTTTAAACTTATcaccttataaaattttaatttaaaattactaccttataaacCACAAACCTTCAAAGTTACTGCATGTTAacggaaaaattgacaaaattcgTTAATAGGTGGTAAGTTTGAAGGTTTgtgattttataaggtagtaaatttaaactaaaattttataaggtggtaagttTGAAAAAGTGGACTTTACAAGGTGGTAATTTTGGAAAAATCCTACTTTgtttggtactccctccgttccaaaatgtttgttacgtttgtacttttgcacgtttattaacgtataataaagattcttttgcttttttattaataaaataaatccaAGTAATACtccaatccactaatcattacaacaacaaataagattgttttatttatcaaaatgaaccaataataaaaaagcacaaagattgctaacttagcatacttgggaaattgtaaaaaaaattaatgagttgaaaaaattggaccaattaaaattaaaagttgacacaaaaaatgataatataataaatttataaaaggaaatattctctcatgtaacaaacattgtgaaacaccctaaaaggaatacgtaacaaacaaaaaagaacggagggagtatgttttaGTTGAAATTTTTGTCATCCATCCCAATGTTTGCAACATAAGTGAATCTGTAGTAAATTACACGTACTTATGCCCCCAATCTTATGTATAATTAGGGGAAAAGGTGGGCGATTGGATACGAATGAGATAGTTTGGTAAAGTCAAGTGAGTAAATATTaaacaaaaatagaaatgttgaaACCAAGAAAAACATctcaaaataaaaactttacaaCCAAAATAGAACAGAGaaagtattatttttattatatactccgtattattcaCACATACATACTAACCCATATACACGCGTATCACCGGTAACTCGGTAAGTGATGGAAAAGAATATATTGTTGAGCGGCAAACCGGCAACTAGGTAGTGAGCAATTAATTGCATGCACAAGGTGATCGAATAGCATATTATAAATAGATGATTTGGTGATTGTGTCAAGTATAACTTTCTTAACTTGGATTAGGACAAAATGGTGACAAAAAGTTAGCACAAGTACGTTGTGCTGTTCTGATAAGGTGAGGGTAAGGTCCAAGGAC
This genomic stretch from Spinacia oleracea cultivar Varoflay chromosome 3, BTI_SOV_V1, whole genome shotgun sequence harbors:
- the LOC110779016 gene encoding uncharacterized protein gives rise to the protein MEHPDVDTLRATGCPIYKQLCIIFSESGKSQNRNGYVEKQGGGLDPVSNITEDCSTESEGVACVGNEKEKSPPCVDNPQSVNRKRGRKGLEDLMADAISEMAAASRMRAEIIQQRNQIFTISKCVTALDELQGIDEKSLDTLYQDEGGGVGERWERQLLCHDAMHPLRP
- the LOC130469522 gene encoding protein FAR1-RELATED SEQUENCE 5-like, with the translated sequence MEDVLNNCIENKALAEEPEEEESTNEIEAEEQKIISHSEEPVHDIVGTLMGYTGETVEEVLGFCEKHANAIGFSIRKGNTRFKIGTRIVLEKTFLCSTAGITNNGKNKKKREETIVLVVPKKERKPRQVPITITGCRACLRVKMNSEGRYEVVNHVIIQNHDLTRSQWHYLHRSESFSSKNVILCKSYCFDTHACVTAITFQDEKSLSSTASFKYMAIEAGGRKFRALEERPSKLLDKVKNEANIRSWNKQPLKQLHVWLCIHNIGDEKIESFVWLLQTFKKSMGGKSPISIFTDQDAAMNNAINQVFPDARHVLCVWHLHQNAITRFGALKRYPTFKKTFNYCLYKCVTEVEFETNWRSMLQAYELIGEEWFTNVYDLREKWCLALSKDFFSAGILSSQRSESTNHAIGFRANTTTSLTDFYRLFKGTIQRWRSVEKQVEFSCSKSVAFLALPLSGLLKHASEVYTLSLLRDFEEEFGYSIATTENLIWTQGDAVQENFQGAQGERSSYFSD